A window of the Clupea harengus chromosome 8, Ch_v2.0.2, whole genome shotgun sequence genome harbors these coding sequences:
- the LOC105901017 gene encoding trace amine-associated receptor 13c-like codes for MEYLTTGNYCFPALNSSCRKDVRSPTEYFIMYIFFSLVSVSTVFLNLLVIISISHFKQLHTPTNLFILCLAVADLLVGLIVMPVEGIRLIETCWYFGDTFCYIFPYITFAVVFVSMNNIVFISVDRYIAVCKPLRYPVIVTLRKGAVCVFLTWYVSLVYSLIVLHEHLIHPEPRRACHGDCLIIINLPMIAFDLVFAFIVPCSIVIVLNLKIFCTAMQQAQAISLVTERVKAAKEDRMTKKSSSKAAKTIGILVTVYLLCYMPIFASLPFQGHFTSASLVANSLLWMSLLNSCINPIIYALFYPWFRITTKHIVTLAILDPASSYFNVYPEFS; via the coding sequence ATGGAGTACCTCACAACAGGTAATTACTGTTTCCCAGCACTCAACTCTTCTTGCAGAAAGGATGTCAGGTCACCGACGGAATACTTTATAATGTACATATTCTTTTCATTGGTATCTGTATCTACCGTCTTCCTAAACCTGCTGGtgatcatctccatctctcacttcaAGCAGCTTCACACTCCAACCAACCTGTTCATCCTCTGTCTGGCTGTGGCAGATCTATTAGTTGGTCTGATTGTTATGCCTGTGGAGGGCATCAGATTAATAGAAACATGTTGGTATTTTGGGGACACTTTTTGTTACATATTTCCCTACATTACCTTTGCAGTTGTTTTTGTCTCAATGAACAACATAGTTTTCATATCTGTTGATCGGTACATTGCGGTTTGTAAGCCTCTGAGGTACCCTGTGATTGTGACACTCAGGAAAGGAGCTGTCTGTGTATTTCTGACATGGTACGTCTCTCTGGTTTATTCTCTAATAGTCTTACATGAGCACCTCATTCATCCTGAGCCACGCAGAGCGTGCCACGGAGACTGTCTGATTATTATTAATCTCCCAATGATTGCGTTTGATCTTGTTTTCGCATTTATTGTCCCCTGTTCCATTGTGATAGTGTTAAACCTGAAAATATTCTGTACAGCTATGCAGCAGGCACAGGCGATCAGCTTGGTCACAGAAAGAGTAAAGGCTGCTAAAGAAGACAGAATGACTAAGAAATCCAGCAGCAAAGCAGCAAAAACCATAGGGATACTTGTTACAGTTTATTTGCTTTGCTATATGCCTATATTTGCCAGCCTTCCTTTTCAAGGACACTTTACGTCAGCATCGCTTGTTGCAAATTCTCTTCTTTGGATGTCTCTTTTGAACTCCTGCATAAATCCAATAATATATGCATTGTTTTATCCATGGTTTAGGATAACAACAAAGCACATCGTCACCCTTGCAATACTTGATCCAGCTTCCTCTTATTTTAATGTATATCCAGAATTCTCTTAA